One segment of Streptomyces sp. NBC_01463 DNA contains the following:
- a CDS encoding protein kinase gives MSGQQPNRGGASQVFQPLAADDPATIAGYRLAAKLGAGGMGKVYLSYTPGGRPVAIKVIRPEFGEDPEFRRRFAQEVQSAQRVQGLFTAPVIDADTNGAQPWLATAYVPGPSLADAVAAHGALPVEAVLLLIAGMAEALHVIHGAGIVHRDLKPSNVLLAADGPRVIDFGIAYAADATSLTGSGVTIGTPSFMAPEQAAGRRVTPATDIFALGQVAAYAATGSPAFGEGTSHGVLYRIVHEEPDLSGVPERLMELVGRCLSKDPEARPSVAEVITLCQTANAETVLRRPEDWLPSPVAADITVRAAAPAPVQTPPPPAAAPAAYSPTTPVAPSTPPPGYGPPVTPPPVQSQAAHPTQPAHPAHHPAQPYQPVSQAQVHAPTQFPTGYPAQDQTYPGHRPPQGPGPTPQPAKGRGGRIAAIVIAAALVLGIAGGGTAYFLLKDDGKKSQSNESPKDNSTPKEGSSSPGADDESTDTATDPKPSAKADPKPADYPGINLTAGYHLTLGDEDVRPQDGEDSGYELSYDTGGYLDAEAEGGRLVLLDPGQEGSLETCRSDTRFTSNIYVDKLSKGRQVCITTGTGHLALLTYQGHSPEDSPSDYMTIDLTVWRNATG, from the coding sequence ATGAGCGGTCAGCAGCCAAACCGGGGCGGCGCCTCGCAGGTCTTCCAGCCACTGGCGGCGGACGACCCGGCCACCATCGCCGGATACCGTCTCGCCGCCAAGCTCGGCGCGGGCGGTATGGGCAAGGTGTACCTGTCGTACACCCCCGGCGGACGGCCCGTCGCCATCAAGGTGATCCGGCCCGAGTTCGGCGAGGACCCCGAGTTCCGGCGGCGGTTCGCGCAGGAGGTGCAGTCCGCGCAGCGCGTGCAGGGGCTGTTCACCGCGCCGGTCATCGACGCCGACACCAACGGTGCGCAGCCGTGGCTCGCCACCGCGTACGTGCCGGGGCCCTCGCTCGCCGACGCGGTCGCCGCGCACGGGGCGCTGCCGGTCGAGGCGGTGCTGCTGCTGATCGCCGGCATGGCGGAGGCGCTGCACGTCATCCACGGCGCGGGCATCGTGCACCGCGACCTCAAGCCGTCGAACGTGCTCCTCGCAGCGGACGGGCCGCGCGTCATCGACTTCGGCATCGCGTACGCGGCCGACGCGACGTCGCTCACCGGCAGCGGCGTCACCATCGGCACCCCGTCGTTCATGGCGCCGGAGCAGGCCGCGGGGCGCCGGGTCACCCCGGCCACCGACATCTTCGCGCTCGGCCAGGTCGCGGCCTACGCGGCCACGGGCTCACCGGCCTTCGGCGAGGGGACCTCGCACGGGGTGCTCTACCGGATCGTCCACGAGGAGCCGGACCTCAGCGGCGTCCCGGAACGGCTGATGGAGCTCGTCGGCCGGTGCCTGTCCAAGGACCCGGAGGCCAGGCCCTCGGTCGCCGAGGTCATCACGCTGTGCCAGACCGCGAACGCGGAAACGGTGCTGCGCCGCCCGGAGGACTGGCTGCCGAGCCCGGTCGCCGCCGACATCACGGTCCGCGCGGCCGCGCCCGCCCCGGTGCAGACCCCGCCGCCCCCGGCCGCCGCCCCGGCGGCGTACTCGCCCACGACTCCGGTGGCCCCGAGCACGCCGCCCCCGGGGTACGGCCCGCCGGTCACGCCCCCGCCCGTCCAGAGCCAGGCGGCGCATCCCACGCAGCCCGCTCACCCCGCTCACCACCCCGCCCAGCCGTACCAGCCGGTCTCCCAGGCGCAGGTCCACGCCCCGACGCAGTTCCCCACCGGGTACCCGGCGCAGGACCAGACGTACCCCGGTCACCGCCCGCCCCAGGGGCCGGGCCCGACGCCGCAGCCCGCGAAGGGCCGCGGCGGCCGGATCGCCGCCATCGTCATCGCCGCCGCGCTCGTCCTCGGCATCGCGGGCGGCGGGACGGCGTACTTCCTGCTCAAGGACGACGGGAAGAAGTCGCAGAGCAACGAGTCGCCCAAGGACAACAGCACACCCAAGGAAGGCAGTTCGTCACCGGGTGCGGATGACGAGAGCACGGACACCGCGACCGACCCGAAGCCCTCCGCCAAGGCCGATCCGAAGCCGGCCGACTACCCGGGCATCAATCTCACCGCCGGCTACCACCTGACCCTCGGGGACGAGGACGTCCGCCCGCAGGACGGCGAGGACAGTGGGTACGAACTGTCCTACGACACCGGCGGCTACCTCGACGCCGAGGCGGAGGGCGGGCGCCTCGTCCTGCTCGACCCGGGCCAGGAGGGATCGTTGGAGACCTGCCGCTCGGACACCCGGTTCACCAGCAACATCTACGTGGACAAGCTCTCCAAGGGACGGCAGGTCTGCATCACGACCGGCACGGGGCACCTGGCGCTCCTCACGTACCAGGGCCACTCCCCCGAGGACTCGCCCAGTGACTACATGACGATCGACCTGACCGTCTGGCGCAACGCGACTGGCTGA
- a CDS encoding GNAT family N-acetyltransferase: MPSLVGPSIPAGTPAATGHPALPVGEEALLRPWLRTDAAAVLEAFRDPAIQRRHVRRADSVAEAEEWIAAWQAEWTAGTGAHWALVDAADGGTLLGRVALKAFDLQDGTAEIAYWTVPLARGRGLCPSAVTVVTQWAMDAWGFHRIALEHATANHASCRVAEKAGFAVEGVRRSAWLQADGRHDVHLHARVRTD; encoded by the coding sequence ATGCCGTCCCTGGTTGGCCCCTCGATCCCTGCCGGCACACCGGCCGCCACCGGCCATCCCGCCCTGCCCGTAGGGGAGGAGGCGCTGCTGCGCCCATGGCTCCGCACCGATGCCGCGGCGGTCCTGGAGGCCTTCCGTGATCCGGCGATCCAGCGCCGGCATGTGCGCAGAGCGGATTCCGTGGCCGAGGCGGAGGAGTGGATCGCTGCCTGGCAGGCGGAGTGGACGGCCGGGACCGGCGCCCACTGGGCGCTCGTCGATGCGGCGGACGGCGGCACACTGCTGGGCCGGGTCGCCCTGAAGGCCTTCGACCTCCAGGACGGCACGGCCGAAATCGCCTACTGGACCGTGCCGTTGGCGCGCGGCCGGGGGCTGTGCCCGAGCGCGGTCACGGTGGTGACGCAGTGGGCGATGGACGCGTGGGGCTTCCACCGGATCGCCCTGGAGCACGCCACCGCCAACCACGCGTCGTGCCGGGTGGCGGAGAAGGCGGGCTTCGCCGTGGAGGGCGTCCGGCGCTCGGCGTGGCTGCAGGCGGACGGCCGCCACGACGTGCATCTGCACGCCCGGGTCCGGACGGACTGA